aagtaaaactttttaaaacatatacttcaaacagcgaaagatatcagttgcaaacagacttaatcaacctagtttcttggtgtgacATGCCATTTGTAGTAATAAGTACTATGTGTATGATAATACATCCTAACTTTAAGTTATTctaattatacttatgtatatataaaggagTAAGCCATTGAcgggttaatttaaatataaaagagtAAACCATTGAAGGGTTAATGTAGATATATCCCGTTAACTTAAGATTCGTTTTCAGTTATTGTTGATTCTCTTTTAAAGTTCATTTGTATTCATTTAAACACATTCTTGGTTGTCATTGTGTTGACACATATATTcatgtttcacaagttcatgtGTCTATTTCAAagatatataagtaaatacatagcaTGTAAGCAGAGAAAATGAATGTAATTGCGTGCTTGGCTCCGAATTACCATCGAGTGGTAATAAAAGTACTTTAGTATTGCGGTTGACAGAGGTTCCTGCAAGTGAACGTGGCGAGTGTCCAAGTGGTGCAGAAGTTGACGAAATTTTGCTCCCAATATTTGAAGATCAACAGACTGTACCAGATACGGACGACGTTGCTGCTGCGCAGGTAGAAAATGGTAGCACCATACAACAAGTCGAAGAGCAGCCAGTGAAAATCGTAGCAGACGCAGGTCCGACAGAGGTTGAATTATTGAAGCGAGagacaaatttattgaaacgtGAAAAAGATTTGCTGAAGCGGGAGAGTGCAATGCTACAGCGAATGATGCTTGGTGGTGAAACATTGAGCCACCCGCAATTGAATCGAGCAACAATTTCACTTGACCTGATAAAAAATCTGATACCCGAGTATGAAGGTGGCGTTAATTTCAATTTGTGGGCGGCACAGTTCAAAAGCGTCGCCAGTGCCTACACTATAAATGAAGGCGAGTCGCGCATTATTTTCCTTAACAAACTGAAAGGcaaagcacaacaatggttaTATGTCAACCCCGATTTCGCAACTCAACAAGTAGATGAGCTCATCAGTCAAATGAATCAAGTGTTTGGCTCAGGTAAAAAcagctttataaaaaaatcttgcgttgcagaaaatttgaaattggagTTTTTATCAAATgtgaatactttttattttggtttaaatAATACGAGAATTGTAACTTATGGAAAGTTTTTGTGTTGTattagaataaataataaattatttgaattaaattttgtagtAGTTGATGGCTGCACTATGTATTATGAGGCTGTATTGGGAACagattttttgagaatttgtaattttaagttattcagagctgaaaaaaaaattgttgtgatgtAGGTATGACGAAAAGTCGGC
The sequence above is a segment of the Bactrocera dorsalis isolate Fly_Bdor chromosome 6, ASM2337382v1, whole genome shotgun sequence genome. Coding sequences within it:
- the LOC125779762 gene encoding uncharacterized protein LOC125779762, whose protein sequence is MFFEVFLKHVSRENECNCVLGSELPSSGNKSTLVLRLTEVPASERGECPSGAEVDEILLPIFEDQQTVPDTDDVAAAQVENGSTIQQVEEQPVKIVADAGPTEVELLKRETNLLKREKDLLKRESAMLQRMMLGGETLSHPQLNRATISLDLIKNLIPEYEGGVNFNLWAAQFKSVASAYTINEGESRIIFLNKLKGKAQQWLYVNPDFATQQVDELISQMNQVFGSGKNSFIKKSCVAENLKLEFLSNVNTFYFGLNNTRIVTYGKFLCCIRINNKLFELNFVVVDGCTMYYEAVLGTDFLRICNFKLFRAEKKIVVM